The Solanum lycopersicum chromosome 6, SLM_r2.1 genome has a window encoding:
- the LOC101261822 gene encoding cation/H(+) antiporter 15-like, which translates to MGSQMMEPDDLVTYGKIFRHGQNDSSICMSISKIQSNGGSILFHNTNPLDYSVPLLLSQLSLASLFILFTSTLLKPLGQPSNVIQIFGGLLLGPSFLGRIDGFIQLFYPYRSLIVIDAVALFGYMFFFFLIGVQIDPWILKRVEKKEFIIGVSTVATALVLSISSSFVLIACRIQIDPSVAESLPVLATMSSVLGFPVIAHYLTELRMVNSDFGRMALSCSLVSNMFGFVIIAITSLSSQPTVEKFMFLQSITSGIGFTMFVFLVVRPLIIWNTRRNPQGEPLKQSFICMVFVGVLLSGFCSKALGLNLFYGPLVYGLAIPAGPPLGSALVEKLQFIVSWLFMPIYFVKTGLVTDIFSVKLKNYLVLQSIILVACFGKFLGAFISSMYNQVSLRDAISVGLVSNVQGVLELGMFKMMKQNEAIADEAFVVLCISLLIATAIVTPILKSLYNPHKRYAAHKNRNIQHVKPHSELRVLTCIHDQENVPSTINLLEALHPSNQSHMDIAMLHLIEMVGRAHPLLINHKLPLMMEHSNEASASKRIINAFKVFEKNFYETVTMHPFTAISPYVMMHDEVCTMALQRRASLVMIPFHKRLTSSTASSVNQKRASKIGIKTMNDKILQTTPCSVAIIVDRSLVNTSRPILDAWSLYRVGVLFLGGPDDREALALGERMAGKQNISLTIVRLVLLHESGNHSNNSSNNERIQKMMDNEMLSEARRDMAGNYRVKYVEKLIRDGTGTASVMRSMEDEYELIIVGRRHDSQSPLLLGLTDWVEESELGPVGDMFALEDSQSNSTILVVQQHNGG; encoded by the exons ATGGGTTCACAAATGATGGAACCAGATGACTTAGTAACGTATGGTAAAATATTTAGACATGGACAAAATGATTCATCAATTTGCATGTCAATTAGCAAAATTCAATCGAATGGTGGTTCCATCTTATTCCATAACACGAACCCATTAGATTACTCTGTTCCTCTCCTACTCTCTCAGCTCTCCTTGGCTTCCCTCTTCATTCTTTTCACTTCTACCCTCCTCAAACCCCTCGGTCAACCATCTAATGTCATTCAAATTTtt GGTGGCTTACTACTAGGTCCGTCCTTTCTAGGACGAATTGATGGATTCATACAGCTTTTCTATCCTTACAGAAGTCTGATAGTTATCGATGCTGTTGCATTATTTGGTTatatgttcttcttcttcttgattgGAGTGCAAATAGATCCTTGGATTCTCAAAAGAGTCGAGAAGAAAGAGTTCATAATTGGTGTATCAACTGTAGCAACTGCTCTTGTGCTAAGTATCAGTTCCTCTTTTGTTCTCATCGCTTGTCGTATACAGATTGATCCATCAGTAGCTGAATCACTACCTGTACTAGCTACAATGTCTTCTGTACTCGGATTCCCAGTCATCGCTCACTATCTCACCGAGCTTAGGATGGTCAATTCTGATTTTGGAAGGATGGCACTTTCTTGTTCACTTGTTAGCAATATGTTTGGGTTTGTAATCATAGCTATCACCAGCCTCTCAAGTCAACCAACCGTCGAGAAATTCATGTTTCTACAAAGCATTACTTCTGGTATAGGCTTCACCAtgtttgtatttcttgttgtgaGACCTCTAATTATATGGAACACGAGAAGAAATCCTCAAGGAGAGCCATTGAAACAAAGTTTCATTTGTATGGTATTTGTTGGGGTCTTGCTCTCTGGATTTTGCAGCAAGGCTTTAGGACTAAACCTCTTCTACGGGCCACTAGTTTACGGTCTAGCCATACCTGCTGGACCACCACTAGGCTCTGCCCTCGTCGAGAAGCTTCAATTCATTGTTTCATGGCTCTTTATGCCCATCTATTTTGTCAAAACAGGTTTGGTTACTGACATATTTTCTGTCAAACTGAAGAATTATTTGGTTCTGCAATCAATTATTCTCGTTGCTTGTTTCGGGAAATTCCTTGGAGCATTTATATCTTCAATGTACAACCAAGTTTCCCTCCGAGATGCAATCTCAGTTGGCCTCGTATCCAACGTTCAAGGTGTTCTAGAGCTAGGCATGTTTAAAATGATGAAGCAAAATGAG GCAATAGCGGATGAAGCTTTTGTTGTGTTGTGCATATCCCTGCTTATTGCAACTGCAATCGTGACACCGATACTGAAGTCCCTGTATAATCCACATAAAAGATACGCAGCACACAAGAACAGGAATATCCAGCATGTGAAGCCCCACTCTGAGCTTCGGGTTCTTACATGTATACACGATCAAGAAAATGTTCCTTCTACAATAAACTTGTTGGAAGCACTTCACCCGTCAAACCAAAGCCATATGGATATCGCGATGCTCCATTTAATAGAGATGGTTGGTCGTGCACATCCTCTTCTCATAAACCACAAACTCCCATTAATGATGGAGCATAGTAACGAGGCGTCAGCTTCAAAGAGAATCATCAATGCTTTTAAAGTGTTTGAGAAGAACTTCTATGAGACAGTAACCATGCATCCCTTTACAGCTATATCTCCTTATGTAATGATGCATGATGAAGTTTGTACAATGGCGCTTCAAAGGAGGGCATCTCTCGTAATGATTCCTTTCCACAAGAGGTTAACAAGTAGTACTGCTTCTTCCGTGAATCAGAAGAGGGCATCGAAGATAGGGATTAAGACTATGAATGACAAGATCCTTCAGACAACACCTTGTTCAGTTGCAATAATTGTAGACAGGTCACTTGTCAACACATCAAGGCCAATACTAGACGCGTGGTCATTGTACCGTGTTGGTGTTCTTTTCTTGGGAGGACCAGATGATAGGGAAGCACTAGCTCTGGGAGAGCGTATGGCTGGAAAACAAAACATTAGCCTCACAATAGTGCGGTTAGTACTCCTTCATGAAAGTGGTAATCACAGCAATAATAGTAGCAATAACGAGAGAATACAGAAGATGATGGACAATGAAATGTTAAGTGAAGCAAGGAGGGATATGGCAGGTAATTATCGTGTCAAGTACGTGGAGAAGTTGATAAGAGATGGAACAGGTACAGCTTCTGTTATGCGATCCATGGAAGACGAATATGAACTAATCATTGTTGGTAGACGTCATGACTCACAATCTCCTCTATTACTTGGTCTAACTGATTGGGTTGAAGAGTCTGAATTAGGCCCTGTAGGAGACATGTTTGCTTTAGAAGATTCACAAAGTAATTCCACAATATTAGTTGTGCAACAACACAATGGAGGATGA